In Candidatus Epulonipiscium viviparus, one DNA window encodes the following:
- a CDS encoding SEL1-like repeat protein: MKAHDYMEAAHEGDAAAQFHLGLCYAKGAGTQKDIAEAVKWFRKSAKQNYAEAQYNLGICNVNGTGMSKSLYKAFRWYKRAADQGHCKAQCNVGVCYSTGAGVAKNYTKAVEWYMKAVAAGDPVTQCNLGVCYEKGLGVEKDLSVAEKWYLQAAEQGHTEALCKLGSWYYTGEVVEKNMVKAYKYFKKAAERGDYIAMCNLGTCYYFGNGIEKNTTKAVEWYKKSAKLGNARAQYSLGNCYELGKGIEVDLVKAFEWYKKAAEQGNIKAQASLGACYANGFGTEKNMELAAKWFKKSSRARLIEQ; encoded by the coding sequence ATGAAAGCTCATGATTATATGGAGGCGGCACATGAAGGCGATGCGGCTGCGCAATTTCATTTAGGATTATGTTATGCAAAAGGAGCGGGGACACAAAAAGATATAGCAGAAGCTGTAAAGTGGTTTAGAAAATCAGCCAAGCAAAACTATGCGGAGGCGCAGTATAACTTGGGTATATGCAATGTGAATGGAACGGGAATGAGCAAAAGTCTATATAAAGCCTTTAGGTGGTATAAAAGGGCGGCCGATCAGGGGCATTGTAAGGCGCAATGTAATGTGGGAGTGTGTTACTCGACGGGAGCAGGAGTGGCAAAGAACTATACTAAAGCAGTAGAGTGGTATATGAAAGCTGTTGCAGCTGGAGACCCAGTAACGCAGTGTAATTTGGGAGTTTGCTATGAAAAGGGACTGGGAGTGGAAAAAGATTTGTCTGTTGCAGAAAAATGGTATTTGCAAGCAGCAGAACAAGGGCATACAGAAGCTTTGTGTAAACTAGGAAGTTGGTATTATACAGGAGAAGTTGTAGAAAAAAATATGGTTAAAGCATATAAATATTTTAAGAAGGCAGCAGAACGCGGAGATTATATTGCGATGTGTAATTTGGGAACGTGCTATTATTTTGGCAATGGCATAGAGAAAAACACAACTAAAGCAGTAGAATGGTATAAAAAGTCAGCAAAATTAGGAAATGCACGTGCGCAATATAGTTTAGGCAACTGCTATGAATTGGGAAAGGGGATAGAAGTAGACTTGGTAAAGGCATTTGAATGGTATAAGAAAGCTGCAGAGCAGGGGAATATTAAAGCGCAAGCCAGTTTGGGAGCCTGCTATGCGAATGGATTTGGCACAGAGAAAAATATGGAATTGGCTGCCAAGTGGTTTAAAAAAAGTAGTAGAGCTAGGCTTATAGAACAATAA
- a CDS encoding tetratricopeptide repeat protein, protein MEIEEYKKAAEHGDAQAQYELGKYYGSGGGIRKDYVKSMAWFKKAAEQEHSNSQYEIGIYYLNGKGVTKNLGRAFEWFKRSAENNNQYGEYWLGIFYYGGYHVSKDIKKAIELINRSAQQGYDAAQFNLGSCYANGHGVPKELHKAIWWYKKAADQGHVRAQYELANSYYNGEGTAKNLEKAVEWYKESAEQGHLEAQYKLARFYSTGEGVAKNDEMAFELYQKSAQQGNLKAQCAIGVCYEEGLGVHIELGKAVEWYKKAAEKGFAEAQYRLGSCFERGKGVIKIQNKAFEWYEKAAKKGYAKAQCELGMCYVMEKGVKKDLAVAFSWYKKAADQFDSTGQWLIALCYKTGSGVEKDLRRAAWWYIKSAEQGDPQGQYGIGVCYANGEGVAKNIDKAKEWLKKAADQNHQDARRSLGYILTMPDQTLSLNFENTVANS, encoded by the coding sequence ATGGAAATAGAAGAATATAAGAAAGCGGCAGAACATGGAGATGCACAAGCGCAATATGAATTGGGAAAATATTATGGAAGTGGGGGCGGAATAAGAAAAGATTATGTAAAATCTATGGCTTGGTTTAAAAAAGCTGCGGAACAAGAACACTCTAATTCGCAGTATGAAATAGGGATTTATTACTTAAATGGTAAAGGTGTAACAAAAAATTTAGGAAGAGCATTTGAGTGGTTTAAAAGATCCGCCGAAAATAATAATCAATATGGAGAATATTGGCTAGGAATATTTTATTATGGTGGATACCATGTTTCTAAGGATATAAAGAAAGCAATAGAATTAATTAATAGATCTGCCCAGCAAGGATATGATGCGGCGCAATTTAATTTAGGGTCATGTTATGCAAATGGACATGGTGTTCCAAAAGAATTACATAAAGCGATCTGGTGGTATAAGAAGGCGGCCGATCAGGGGCATGTGAGAGCGCAGTATGAATTGGCAAATAGTTATTATAACGGAGAGGGTACAGCAAAAAATTTAGAAAAAGCAGTAGAATGGTATAAGGAATCAGCAGAGCAAGGACATTTGGAGGCACAATATAAATTGGCGAGATTTTATTCAACAGGAGAGGGAGTAGCAAAAAACGATGAAATGGCATTTGAGCTATATCAAAAGTCGGCGCAACAAGGAAATCTAAAGGCGCAATGTGCAATAGGAGTATGCTACGAAGAGGGCTTAGGAGTTCATATAGAATTAGGAAAGGCAGTAGAGTGGTACAAAAAGGCAGCAGAGAAGGGATTTGCAGAAGCGCAATATAGATTGGGTAGCTGTTTTGAAAGAGGCAAGGGCGTTATAAAAATTCAGAACAAAGCGTTCGAGTGGTATGAGAAAGCGGCAAAGAAAGGTTATGCAAAAGCGCAATGCGAGCTAGGTATGTGTTATGTGATGGAGAAGGGCGTTAAAAAAGACCTAGCGGTAGCGTTTTCATGGTATAAAAAAGCAGCAGATCAATTTGATTCGACCGGACAGTGGCTAATTGCATTGTGTTATAAAACAGGAAGTGGTGTAGAAAAAGATCTGAGAAGAGCTGCGTGGTGGTATATAAAGTCCGCGGAGCAAGGCGATCCACAGGGTCAGTATGGGATAGGGGTTTGTTACGCAAACGGAGAAGGTGTTGCAAAAAATATTGATAAAGCAAAAGAATGGTTAAAAAAAGCAGCAGATCAAAACCATCAAGATGCTAGAAGAAGTTTGGGTTATATATTAACAATGCCTGATCAGACGCTTTCGTTAAATTTTGAAAATACAGTGGCTAACAGCTAA
- a CDS encoding CheR family methyltransferase, giving the protein MDNLICDLEEQKEDVEEIIFKIYERKGTNFEDYKKSTIVRRIKKRMKMLELNHMHEYIDYINRFDDEIDTLHNEIFIGVTGFFRDPDAFASLYNALDQIYQEKELDETIRVWSAGCSTGEEAYSIAILIVEYLEEKNLPINIKIFATDINDIALSKAQNGIYTEDQLVDVNPVRLNKYFDKKGQNYQVKKYIRSLIIFAKHNIISEAPFSKLDLISCRNVLIYLENIIQQKVFAAFGFSLKENGYLFLGTSESLGEMGKYFEAVNFKQKIFRRLKITEAVPTSTYSTPFEHLISHKLAEKSVDRAIGKIIELLQQEYIPKGVIINESYELIHSFGDVNDFIKIPTNRISLNILKMIRKDLAVLIGAAVTNLFVSGRSFRYENITQSNKEDEINLLVSAYVDELSNTRYGILLFEENKKVTHILETKQFKAEDDAKDTINYLEEELRLTKENMQTLIEELRASNEELQSMNEELVLSNEELQHVNEELQSATEELCVIERNNHK; this is encoded by the coding sequence ATGGATAATTTAATTTGCGATTTGGAAGAGCAGAAAGAAGATGTCGAGGAAATCATCTTTAAGATTTATGAGCGAAAAGGCACTAACTTTGAAGATTACAAAAAGAGTACCATAGTCAGACGCATCAAAAAACGAATGAAAATGCTAGAGCTTAATCATATGCATGAATATATCGATTATATAAATCGCTTTGATGACGAAATAGATACATTACACAACGAGATATTTATTGGAGTTACTGGCTTTTTTCGAGATCCAGACGCTTTTGCTTCATTATATAATGCATTAGATCAAATATATCAAGAAAAAGAACTCGACGAAACCATTCGTGTTTGGAGCGCGGGGTGTTCTACCGGCGAGGAAGCTTATTCTATCGCCATTCTAATTGTAGAATATTTGGAGGAAAAAAACTTACCTATCAACATCAAAATCTTCGCTACTGATATAAACGATATAGCTCTCTCAAAAGCACAAAACGGTATATATACAGAAGACCAACTTGTTGACGTTAACCCAGTTCGACTCAACAAATATTTTGACAAAAAAGGGCAAAATTACCAAGTTAAAAAATATATCAGAAGCTTAATCATCTTCGCTAAGCATAATATAATTTCCGAAGCTCCTTTTTCAAAGTTAGATTTAATTAGTTGCAGGAATGTGCTTATATATTTAGAAAATATCATTCAGCAGAAGGTTTTTGCAGCCTTTGGCTTCTCTCTAAAAGAAAACGGATACCTATTTTTGGGAACCAGCGAAAGCCTCGGTGAAATGGGAAAATATTTTGAAGCCGTAAACTTTAAACAAAAGATTTTTCGACGTCTTAAAATTACAGAAGCTGTCCCTACCTCCACATATTCGACTCCGTTTGAGCATCTTATTAGCCACAAACTTGCCGAAAAAAGTGTAGATAGAGCCATTGGCAAAATTATCGAACTCCTCCAGCAAGAATATATTCCCAAAGGAGTTATCATCAACGAGTCCTACGAACTTATTCATTCTTTTGGTGATGTAAATGATTTTATAAAAATTCCAACCAATCGAATCAGCCTCAATATTTTAAAAATGATTCGCAAAGATCTTGCTGTTCTCATTGGCGCTGCTGTCACAAACTTATTCGTATCTGGCCGATCATTCAGATACGAAAATATCACTCAATCTAACAAAGAGGACGAAATCAATCTTCTCGTAAGTGCATATGTAGACGAGCTATCTAACACTCGCTATGGCATATTGCTCTTTGAAGAAAATAAAAAAGTTACTCATATTTTAGAAACCAAACAATTTAAAGCAGAAGACGATGCAAAAGATACCATAAACTATCTAGAAGAAGAGCTGCGACTTACCAAAGAAAATATGCAAACGCTTATAGAAGAACTCCGAGCTTCAAACGAAGAGTTGCAGTCCATGAACGAGGAGCTAGTATTATCCAACGAAGAACTTCAACATGTTAACGAAGAATTGCAGTCTGCAACAGAAGAATTGTGCGTTATCGAACGCAATAATCACAAATAA
- a CDS encoding ATP-binding protein, with amino-acid sequence MEVICIILLAILLLITNVGQFFINKRQLMTLEKKLTQKAAQIEECKTTQTDTIYAITEKYGRSMITVLDKDLKIKQISTRLINFLGYTQDDIHPNFLESIIVPEDYSLRQQYLKNMVTSDSTSFILVNRMKTKNGDIKYIECYYVYNPDQFNDDIYISSIDVTERAKKEMDLQNSYDLDELLLNSIETKVAAVDKDGKVIALNRAMQMSLKNKQEYHPDLEDICLRDIKIINNMWRVLTQNEKNLLFKHKTKFLSDESWNLISIQGSFSSIGAIIAYTDITESERLDMSIRKNEQMYHAVLERLPIGVVATNPKEGITFYNEEFARLLKLSSQTDLLGKNLLSYIRQDKKRKFIDTFFSLSPEKFKSITQTMLDKEGTEIEVKIDMTKAILDNKLTDIFSIRDIRDELNIKKFKERLDQKEKQIETAKYQTEYFANISHDLRAPINVISSAAQLMSLRDVQRDFDNGTIDKYSEIIKQNCTRLLKLVNNVIDMNKIESGFYIMHISKVNIVNLVEELTLSIRSYTEAKNIELIFDTEVEECIVEIDIDSMERIILNLLSNAVKFTPNGGKIDVRIYQDFPNVIISVKDTGRGIEADKLDIIFERFKQARTKKDKKEQGSGIGLSLVKSLVELQGGLVDVTSVVGEGSEFKVILQSVSEEVDDFYKDITTNNERLNLEFSEV; translated from the coding sequence GTGGAAGTAATTTGTATAATACTACTAGCAATCTTGCTACTTATAACCAATGTAGGACAATTTTTTATTAACAAAAGGCAGTTAATGACACTAGAAAAAAAACTCACTCAAAAGGCGGCACAGATAGAAGAATGTAAAACCACACAGACTGATACAATCTACGCTATAACCGAAAAATACGGTCGTTCTATGATTACTGTTTTAGACAAGGATCTAAAAATTAAACAAATTTCGACAAGGCTGATAAATTTTTTAGGCTATACCCAAGACGATATTCATCCTAATTTTCTGGAGTCTATTATTGTTCCCGAAGACTATTCATTGCGCCAGCAATATTTGAAAAATATGGTAACTTCTGACAGCACCTCCTTTATTTTAGTCAATCGAATGAAAACTAAAAATGGGGATATTAAATATATTGAATGCTATTACGTATACAATCCCGATCAATTCAATGACGATATCTATATTTCATCTATAGACGTTACAGAGCGCGCGAAAAAAGAAATGGATCTACAAAATTCTTATGATCTAGACGAGCTTTTGCTTAATTCTATAGAAACTAAAGTAGCAGCTGTAGATAAAGACGGCAAAGTAATAGCGCTCAACCGGGCCATGCAAATGTCATTAAAAAATAAGCAAGAATATCATCCTGATTTAGAAGATATATGTCTACGAGATATAAAGATTATTAATAATATGTGGCGAGTTCTTACCCAGAATGAAAAAAATCTTTTGTTCAAACATAAAACAAAATTTCTAAGTGATGAGTCCTGGAATTTAATCAGTATACAAGGCTCTTTTTCTTCAATTGGAGCAATTATTGCATATACCGATATCACAGAATCTGAGCGACTCGATATGTCCATTAGAAAAAATGAGCAAATGTACCACGCAGTTTTAGAAAGGCTACCAATTGGCGTTGTTGCGACTAATCCTAAAGAAGGAATCACCTTCTATAACGAGGAATTTGCCAGACTACTAAAGCTTTCTTCACAAACTGATCTTCTTGGTAAAAATCTCCTAAGCTACATAAGACAAGATAAAAAACGAAAATTTATAGATACATTTTTTAGTTTATCACCTGAAAAATTTAAAAGTATCACACAAACTATGTTAGATAAAGAGGGAACTGAAATAGAAGTAAAAATTGATATGACCAAAGCAATTCTTGACAATAAATTAACAGATATTTTTTCTATTCGAGATATTAGAGACGAATTAAATATCAAAAAATTTAAAGAACGCTTAGATCAAAAAGAAAAACAAATAGAAACCGCAAAATATCAAACCGAGTATTTTGCCAATATATCTCACGACTTGCGTGCACCCATCAATGTCATTTCTAGCGCCGCACAGCTTATGTCTTTACGAGATGTTCAACGCGATTTTGATAATGGCACCATCGATAAATATAGCGAAATTATTAAACAAAATTGTACTAGACTTTTAAAGCTTGTTAACAACGTAATCGATATGAACAAAATAGAATCTGGATTTTATATCATGCATATCTCAAAAGTTAATATAGTAAATTTGGTCGAGGAGCTTACTCTTTCTATTAGAAGCTATACTGAAGCCAAAAATATAGAACTAATTTTTGATACGGAGGTTGAGGAATGTATTGTGGAAATTGATATTGACAGTATGGAACGTATAATTTTAAACCTACTATCCAATGCGGTAAAATTTACACCTAATGGAGGCAAAATTGATGTTAGAATATACCAGGATTTTCCAAATGTAATCATTAGTGTTAAAGATACTGGCAGGGGCATAGAAGCCGATAAGTTAGATATAATATTCGAACGATTTAAACAAGCAAGAACAAAAAAAGACAAAAAAGAACAGGGCAGTGGCATAGGCTTGTCTTTGGTTAAATCATTGGTCGAACTTCAAGGAGGTTTGGTCGATGTAACAAGTGTCGTCGGAGAAGGTTCTGAGTTTAAAGTTATATTACAAAGTGTCAGCGAAGAGGTTGATGATTTTTATAAGGATATTACAACAAATAACGAAAGATTAAATCTGGAATTTTCAGAAGTTTAA
- a CDS encoding N-acetylmuramoyl-L-alanine amidase — translation MNTRFLAPLILITFLSAVPTPAEITPPPSFTLDSEPTENFIVCIDPGHQQRGDFHDEPIAPGSAIQKARVSAGTSGIGTKKAEHTVNLEASLILRDMLQEEGFTVIMTREVADVNISNSERALISNQANADLTIKIHCDSIANDSKTGATILTPSDTSSYTQAIYPESQQFAECLQSALSANGIKVNGIIKRNDMTGFNWSTVPVIILEMGFMSNWTEDQLLSTPEYQQKLMGAVVTAIKTYHNQHQNTL, via the coding sequence TTGAACACTAGGTTTCTTGCCCCACTTATATTAATTACATTTCTAAGCGCCGTTCCTACTCCTGCAGAAATAACTCCACCCCCCTCATTTACGCTCGACTCAGAGCCCACAGAAAATTTCATCGTCTGTATCGACCCCGGACACCAGCAACGAGGAGATTTCCACGACGAACCCATCGCGCCAGGTTCAGCAATTCAAAAGGCTCGTGTTTCTGCTGGCACTTCAGGCATTGGCACGAAGAAAGCAGAGCACACAGTAAACTTAGAAGCATCGTTGATCTTACGCGATATGCTACAAGAAGAAGGCTTTACCGTAATCATGACCCGCGAGGTTGCAGATGTGAACATTAGTAATTCAGAACGAGCATTAATTTCTAACCAGGCAAACGCAGATCTCACCATCAAAATACATTGTGATAGTATAGCAAACGACTCCAAAACTGGAGCAACAATCCTCACCCCCAGCGATACCAGTAGCTATACCCAAGCCATCTATCCCGAGAGCCAGCAATTTGCCGAGTGCCTGCAAAGCGCACTATCTGCCAACGGCATTAAAGTAAATGGGATCATAAAGCGCAACGATATGACCGGGTTTAACTGGTCTACAGTTCCAGTAATTATTTTGGAAATGGGCTTTATGAGCAACTGGACCGAAGATCAATTACTTTCTACCCCAGAGTATCAGCAAAAGCTAATGGGCGCTGTTGTTACTGCCATCAAAACATATCATAATCAGCATCAAAATACATTGTAA
- a CDS encoding cysteine hydrolase family protein, with amino-acid sequence MKKALIIIDYIYDFVADDGKLTCGKPGQALEQKIVELVKEFQQNGDFVVVASDNHDESDAYNKERNMFPLHCYEEKGRALYGAVDAVIDTTKNYVKIDKNRYSAFCGTPLDLKLKERDVDEVHLVGVCTDICVLHTAVDAYNLGYKIVVHKDGVASFDAAGHAYALNHFKNVIAATVV; translated from the coding sequence ATGAAGAAGGCATTAATAATAATAGATTATATATACGATTTTGTTGCAGATGATGGGAAATTAACTTGCGGAAAGCCAGGGCAAGCTTTGGAGCAAAAAATTGTGGAGTTAGTGAAAGAGTTTCAGCAGAACGGCGACTTTGTGGTAGTGGCATCAGATAATCATGATGAGTCGGATGCGTATAATAAGGAGCGAAATATGTTTCCGCTACATTGTTATGAAGAAAAGGGCCGCGCATTGTATGGGGCTGTTGACGCTGTAATTGATACAACCAAAAATTATGTGAAAATTGACAAGAATAGATATTCTGCATTTTGTGGAACGCCATTGGATTTGAAATTGAAGGAGCGCGATGTGGATGAGGTGCATTTGGTAGGAGTATGTACTGATATTTGTGTGTTGCATACTGCAGTAGATGCGTATAATTTGGGATACAAGATTGTGGTGCATAAAGATGGGGTGGCAAGCTTTGATGCTGCGGGACATGCGTATGCGTTAAACCATTTTAAGAATGTCATTGCGGCAACTGTTGTGTAA
- a CDS encoding glycoside hydrolase family 117 protein has product MEKKMSTATKRAIEGKYFEGGNDWFTYFRYRPLKGDLAPEQGVVRRDPSSVILVDGTYYVYYTKSTGEWFGADINKPEQKSFPWDYAEVWYSTSKDGITWKEEGVAAGLGAPGSYDERSVFTPEILAHEGKYYLTYQCATSPHLHRTRHCIGMSIADNPNGPFIKLAEPILRPSDGGEWYGDDDNRFRVLKKGDFDSCQVHDPSLHYYKGKFYLYYKGETMGEEIFRGGREIKWGVAIADKIEGPYVKSEYNPISNSGHEPCLWEYDGGMAALVTSDGMEKNTIQYAKDGINFEIMSSVSRWEGVPHAAGPFRSDPATHKKPLDGLSWGICMTPAGLKYDHLLRFDLNRAGIEHTNASHAEMKEILKNQ; this is encoded by the coding sequence ATGGAAAAGAAAATGAGTACCGCAACCAAGCGCGCAATCGAAGGCAAATACTTTGAAGGGGGAAATGATTGGTTCACTTATTTTAGATATCGTCCTCTCAAAGGAGATTTGGCACCAGAACAAGGAGTTGTCCGCCGCGATCCTTCTAGTGTAATTTTAGTAGACGGGACATACTACGTATACTATACAAAATCGACTGGCGAATGGTTTGGTGCGGATATAAATAAGCCAGAACAAAAGTCGTTTCCTTGGGACTATGCCGAAGTATGGTATTCGACTAGCAAAGATGGAATTACCTGGAAAGAAGAGGGTGTTGCAGCTGGCTTGGGAGCACCGGGTTCATACGACGAGCGAAGCGTATTTACTCCAGAAATCTTGGCGCACGAAGGCAAATATTACCTCACCTACCAATGCGCAACATCTCCTCATCTTCACAGAACCCGTCACTGTATCGGAATGAGTATTGCAGACAATCCAAACGGTCCATTTATCAAATTGGCAGAACCAATTTTACGACCATCAGACGGCGGAGAATGGTATGGCGATGATGACAACCGCTTTAGAGTTCTCAAAAAAGGTGATTTCGACAGTTGCCAAGTACACGACCCATCGCTCCATTACTACAAAGGTAAATTTTATCTATACTACAAAGGCGAAACCATGGGCGAAGAAATTTTTCGAGGTGGACGCGAAATCAAGTGGGGCGTTGCCATTGCGGACAAAATCGAAGGGCCATATGTAAAAAGCGAATATAATCCAATTTCCAACAGTGGGCACGAGCCTTGCTTATGGGAATACGATGGTGGAATGGCGGCATTGGTGACCTCCGACGGAATGGAGAAAAATACTATTCAATACGCCAAAGACGGAATCAACTTTGAAATCATGAGCTCTGTCTCCAGATGGGAAGGTGTTCCACATGCTGCGGGGCCATTCAGATCCGATCCTGCTACTCACAAAAAGCCTCTCGACGGACTTAGCTGGGGAATTTGCATGACACCTGCAGGACTTAAATACGATCATCTGCTTAGATTTGATCTAAATAGAGCTGGCATCGAGCACACCAATGCAAGCCATGCCGAAATGAAAGAAATTCTCAAAAATCAATAG
- a CDS encoding DUF4038 domain-containing protein produces MELRRYEVFDLTFIASFDLDPFCELNFYAEVYQENALCKKVHGFYNGNNEFIIRLSFDTTGHYHYKTFSNITELANKEDAIIVHDNATLKGPICLSSTTKNRLFYQDGSSYNLLAFECDWLFTVGYNEEGHKPERLIQYFADNNINQVIMNVYANDLRWGGEGWETGDGIKAEHKQGAREDIFPFLGSNSNPDFSAINVDFFKHLDRIIHLLNNHNIVSHLMIYVWNKKVNWPDAYTDSDNMYFDYVIKRYQAFPNILWDVSKEALSYGRCDSNYLLDRILRLKQLDSYSRLLTVHDFGFCNKYSDLLDIISVQNWKTDINFVTNNITNKYKHKPVLNLEHGGYERGPYSIFDGNYNDPKVCLRRNYEIMFAGAYSAYYWQPLSWSVTLMPWESDPEPHFDYYKHLGDFFKKYDYAEFTKKEGFPFHINGGFSLMNNTNDTLLTYLPKEHCALGINTVRHSNSGNYCFFNTITGQYSEQQRIEFVKFNRFFNPFDEDCILILKFDLKESI; encoded by the coding sequence TTGGAACTCAGACGATATGAAGTATTTGACTTAACGTTTATTGCCAGTTTTGATCTAGATCCATTCTGCGAACTCAATTTCTATGCAGAAGTCTATCAAGAGAACGCTCTTTGTAAAAAGGTTCACGGATTCTATAACGGCAATAACGAATTTATAATTCGACTAAGCTTTGACACAACTGGGCATTACCATTACAAGACTTTTTCTAATATTACAGAACTTGCAAACAAAGAAGATGCAATTATAGTTCATGACAATGCAACATTAAAGGGTCCTATATGCCTATCTTCAACAACAAAAAATCGTTTATTCTATCAAGATGGTTCATCCTACAATTTACTTGCGTTCGAATGCGACTGGCTTTTTACAGTTGGTTACAACGAAGAGGGCCACAAACCCGAGCGTCTTATCCAGTATTTTGCCGATAACAACATCAACCAGGTCATCATGAACGTCTACGCAAATGATTTACGCTGGGGTGGCGAAGGCTGGGAAACCGGCGATGGCATAAAAGCTGAGCACAAGCAGGGTGCGCGTGAAGATATCTTTCCATTCCTAGGCAGTAATAGTAATCCAGATTTTTCTGCCATCAATGTTGATTTCTTTAAGCATCTAGATAGAATTATTCACCTGCTCAATAACCACAATATTGTTTCGCATCTAATGATTTATGTATGGAATAAAAAGGTAAATTGGCCAGATGCCTATACCGATTCTGACAATATGTATTTTGATTATGTTATTAAGCGATACCAGGCTTTTCCAAATATTCTATGGGACGTTAGCAAAGAAGCTCTCAGCTACGGCAGATGCGATTCCAATTATCTACTCGACAGAATCTTGCGCCTCAAACAACTCGATTCATATAGCAGGCTCCTTACTGTCCACGACTTTGGCTTCTGCAACAAATACAGCGACCTACTAGATATTATTTCAGTACAGAATTGGAAAACCGACATCAACTTCGTAACTAATAATATTACCAATAAATATAAACACAAGCCAGTACTCAATCTTGAACACGGCGGCTACGAAAGAGGTCCTTATAGCATTTTCGATGGCAATTACAACGACCCAAAAGTTTGCCTCCGCCGAAACTACGAAATCATGTTTGCCGGTGCGTATAGCGCATATTATTGGCAGCCGCTTTCTTGGAGCGTTACACTTATGCCTTGGGAAAGTGACCCCGAACCTCATTTTGATTACTATAAACATCTTGGCGACTTTTTTAAAAAATATGATTACGCTGAGTTTACAAAAAAAGAGGGATTTCCTTTCCATATCAACGGAGGTTTCTCATTAATGAACAACACCAACGATACGCTACTTACGTATCTTCCAAAGGAGCACTGCGCTCTCGGCATCAACACCGTACGACACAGCAACTCTGGCAACTATTGCTTCTTTAATACTATTACCGGTCAATATAGCGAACAGCAACGCATCGAATTTGTCAAGTTTAATAGATTTTTTAACCCATTCGATGAAGATTGTATTTTGATTTTAAAATTTGATTTAAAGGAGAGTATATAA
- a CDS encoding peptide-methionine (S)-S-oxide reductase, with product METIYFAGGCLWGVQAFIKTLPGVITTEAGRANGTANTLDAAYDGYAECVKTTFDPHIVDLPQLMSYFFEIIDPYSLNKQGIDVGPKYRTGVYSVDAQHLAAAKTFIANRSDASQIAVEVLPLTNYIASATEHQDRLDHYPNDYCHIPSALLSKYK from the coding sequence ATGGAAACAATATATTTCGCTGGCGGTTGCTTATGGGGTGTTCAAGCATTCATCAAAACATTGCCCGGAGTCATAACTACCGAAGCGGGTCGAGCCAATGGCACTGCTAATACGCTCGATGCCGCATATGATGGGTATGCCGAATGCGTCAAAACTACCTTTGATCCCCATATTGTTGATCTGCCTCAATTAATGAGCTACTTTTTTGAAATCATAGATCCATATAGCCTAAATAAGCAAGGCATAGATGTCGGTCCTAAATATAGAACTGGCGTATATAGCGTCGATGCGCAACACCTGGCTGCCGCAAAAACATTTATCGCAAACAGAAGCGATGCCTCACAAATTGCTGTTGAAGTATTGCCCTTAACCAACTATATCGCCAGCGCCACCGAGCATCAGGACAGACTCGACCATTATCCAAATGATTATTGCCACATACCTTCAGCATTGTTATCTAAGTATAAATAG